The following DNA comes from Acholeplasma equirhinis.
AACCACGACCAAAAAATGGGTATCGTAAGAATTCATTCCAAGCTGAATTTTCATGATCTATCCAAAGTGTTATTCTTCCTGTTAACATCGTATCTGGATTATCAAAATCAAGTGAATTAAAGAATGCATTCCAAACATCTTTAACAACTGGTGCAAGTAACCAAATTAATATTAAGACTAGAATGATTGCGATTGATAGATTTTTAAGTTGACGTTTATCATGTTTGAAAACAGTGTATAAGGCAATAATAATTGAAAGTAGGGAAATTGTAACAACCGACCCTCTAGCACCTGTTACAAAGATCCAAAATGCACTCCATCCTAAATATAGCCAAGGAAAAATGTTTTTAGGATATTTATGAAGGTAGTACATGACAACTGAAGTGGCAAGTACCATTAAAATCGTTAAATCATTAATATTTCCCCAACCCGGATCAAAATTATCAGGGAAAATATAAATAAAATCAGTAATGATATCATTACCTTCGTAATATGTGAATCCGTTTATCCATCCTGCAACAAGTTGAAAACTTAATAAGAGTCCCATCATACTAAGAATTCGCATTAAATACTTCGTCTCATTTTTACCAACCGTATTTGCATAGAAGAAGTATAATAGTCCATACATTAAACCAAGTGAAGAAAGTAATAAAGATACTTCATTTACTGGTGTATAGAACTGTGGAATGATGAAATAAGCTGCAACTAAAATCATAGAGATACCTAGTGATTTTAGTTTAACTTGAACTTTATATTTAATGAAATGTGTAATCATTCCAGCAACAATGATCAATAAACTGAGAAATACTAATGAACCTTCATGGATTGAATCTATATCAATTTGAGTTACACCAATTGAAAATAATGCACCAAATAGTATTGGGATTGAATAAACTGTATTCTTAAAGAAAAACAAAACAATAAAAAAAGGAATTGCTATTAGGCATAACAAACTATATAAAGTTACAGGTATTAATTCAGTTTCAGGAATATAAAAACGATATGACCATATCGTAAATGAAATTAATCCAACTAAAAATGGATAAATGTGCCCGCCTAAAAATGCTTCAATTTTTGTCTTCAAATTAAACCTCTTGTCGTGAAACTCCCTTTTTATATAGTGTAACACAAAGATAAATAAAAAAGGACCATGAGGTCCTAGTTTGATCATCTTGATGATTTATTTTGTCTTTGTAGCATCTATGAAAGTTCTTACATCGACAACAGGGAGGATAAGCGGTGGTAATAAAGCAGCAGTAGTTAAATTTGTAATTGCAGATCTAATGTAAGGAAACATCATTTGAATAGCACCAATGTTTAAATAGTTTGCAATTAGAGATTGATCCTCAACCTCTTCAAATTCAAATTTTGCATTAAAGGAAACATCCACATTAATCGGAAATGGATTTTCTCTAGTACTTTCAATTCGAACATTGACTTTCAATAAATATGCATTATCTGATTCTTTATAAATTTCTTTTTCATAAATAGGTTGAAAATTGAAGTTTTCACCTGAGATATGATTATCATGCAAGATAAGTTTGTCTGCTTGAATCAGTGTGGTACGTATTTTCATTGTTTACCTCCTTTGTAGAGATTTCAATATTCTTTGTATGTTTAATTTCATTTGATAATTTATTAATGAATATATTTCTAATATATTCGATGAAATGATCTTCGATATCGATTTTTAAATTGTCAAATTTTAACACGTTATAAATTTCTTGAGTATGATCAAGTAATTCTATTTTTAAATCTAAAGCAAAAGAAATCTTTACTAATGTATCAAGTTGTGGGCTGTTAGAAAAACTTTCAATTCTTGCAATTGCAGATTGTTTTAATCCTGTCATTTCTGCAAGTTGTTTTTGTGTAATACCTTTGGATTTTCTTACAGAGATAATCTTATCAATGATTTTCTTTTGAGACTCATATTGTTTTCTCCATATTTGAAGAGTTTCATTTTTGTCTTCAATTTGTTTGATAACATTTTCAATCTTGTAATCCTTTTTCATAGTTTTCCTTCCTTTACTAAACTAATTACTCTATTTTTAACACCATTAGCTCTATCTATTTCCGATGGAGGTGTTTTTGTCGATGTTTTCTTAAACCAAGTGAGTATCCACGCACGACCATATTTATCAACAGTAAATGTTATTCTAATACTATCAGGTCTTAACTCATACAAATCTTCATCTAGTTTTTTAAAAGATTCCGACTTAAATTCCTGATTCATAAGTAAACCGTGTTCTTTTAGTTTATCTATAAATATATTAACTTTGTTATATAATTTCTGATTACCACTACCAGATAAGTACTCCCATAAATTTTGAATATCGGAATCTTGTTCTGTAGGAAAGTATCCAACGACCATATGATCACCTACACATTATAACAAATTTGTTATATTATTCTATCAATATTATATACTATATTCAAGTAAATTTTATAAATTTGTAAATAAAACTATACTTTTTATGATTAAGTGAAAAAAATAGGAGAATTGATCTCCTATTAATATCCTTGTTCAAGCATTGCTAAGTATAATTTTTCAAATGCTTTAATGTTTGCACCTTTAACTAAATCATAAGGATTTCCAAATGCTTCAGCAGTTTCATAAATACCATCAAAGATGGATTTCATGATTTCTTTTAATCTTTGATCAACAACTTCAAATGGCCATTGGGTATGGGTTGCATTTTGGGTCATCTCAAGACCGGATACTGAAACACCACCTGCATTTGCTGCTTTACCTGGTACAAAGAGCACTTTATTTTCAATGAAGAAGTTGGTTGCATCTAATGTTGTTGGCATATTTGCACCTTCAAGGACAGCTAATACACCATTTTTATTTAAAGTTTTAGCAGCTTCTAAATCCAGTTCATTTTGAGTTGCACATGGTAGTGCAATATCTGCTTTTAACTTCCACAAATCTTTTGAATTGATAAAGTAGTTTGTATCAGGATATTTTTCTAAGTAATAAGATAATGGTAGTTTCTCATCTCGAATTCTTTTTACAAGTTCAATATCTAAACCATTCTCATCATGAATCACACCATCAATATTACTCATACCAACAACTTTTGCACCAAGTGAAGTTGCTTTTTCAGCTGCAGGTACTGAAACATTACCACAACCTGAAATTAAGATTGTTTTACCTGTAAGATCTGTGTGATAAAACTTCTTTAAAAGGTGTAATGTCATGTAGATAAGGCCAAATCCAGTTGCTTCAGGTCTAACATAACTACCGCCGTAGTTAACCCCTTTAGAAGTCAAGACTCCATTATGTCTATTCGTAATTCTTTTGTATATACCGAACATATAACCGATTTCTTTTATACCAACACCACTGTCAGCAGCAGGTACATCAAAATCTGGTCCTGAATATTTCATCAGTTCAATCATAAATGCTTCACAGAATCTTTTGATTTCTCTTTCGCTCTTACCCTTCGGGTTAAAGTCAGAACCACCTTTTGAACCACCCATCGGAATACCGGTTAAAGCATTTTTTAATGTTTGTTCAAAAGCTAGAAATTTAAAGATGGATTCATTTACATTGGGATTAAATCTGAGTCCTCCTTTATAAGGACCCAGTGCTTGATTAAATTGTACTTTATATCCACGATTGACTTGAAGATTACCTAAATCATCTTCCCATACAACTTTAAATGAAGCAGAAGTATCTGGTTCTAACATACGTCTAACAACATCTGTTTCGACAATATTTGGATTTTGATTGATATAATCAGAAATCGAGTTTAAAAATTCTAAAACTGCTTGTAGGAACTCAGGTTGTGTTGGATATTTTTGTTCAAGTTCACTATATAGCATTGAAAGATATTGATTCAAGATTTTGATCCCCTTTTTAATATTTATTTTGAAATTCAAAGTATTATCCAAAACTTATTATACTAGCAATTATTAAAAAAGGTTAGAAATAGAACTAGAGGTGAAAAAAAGATGCTATTGCTAGCATCTGATTTCAAAGTTATTTTTTAGCAACTAATACTTTCTTTAAACGAGCAAATCTTGGTAAGCCGTTTTCTTTTTGAAGTTTAGTTTCACCTTGGATTAAAGGTAATGCGTAATCAATATATTCTTGAGTTAAACCTTTACCATCAGGTAAGATCCATTCAAGTGGAACTTTACGTTCTGTATTCGCAACAATCTTTAATGGTAATAATGGGAACTTAGCTTTATATTTAGCTGAAGTCTCATCACGAACGATACCAACGAATTTATCAGTTGTACCAGCAACAGCTTTTTTAACTGCGATAGAACCGACTTTGAATGCTTCATCGATGTCTGTTTGTGAAGCTACGTGAGCAGCAGCACGTTGTAATAATGAGAATTCGATTGCACGTGTTTTAACGCCGAATTTTTCACCTACATGTTTAGCTAAGATAGAAGCAGTACCACCTAAGTTAGCATGACCGAAAGCATCTTTCTTGATTTCAGCTTCTAATTCAGGGATATATTTACCTTCTTTTGTTTTGATACCTTCTGAAACAACAACCATTACTGATTTACCAGTTTTTAATAAAGCACCAACTTGTTCGTAGAACTTGTCAATGTCAAATGCAACTTCTGGTAAGTAGATTAAGTCAGGTTGTACGCCACCAACTGAAGCAAGTTGAGCTGCAGCTGTTAACCAACCAGCATTTCTACCCATAACTTCAACGATAACGAATTGTTGAGTGTTATAGACAGTACCGTCTAAATATAATTCCATGATTGATGTTGCTACATATTTAGCAGCAGAACCATATCCTGGAGAGTGGTGGATACCGAATAGGTCATTGTCAATTGTTTTTGGAACCCCAACAACACGACATTCCCAACCAGATTTCTTCATGAATTTAGAAATCTTTAAGCATGTATCCATTGAGTCATTTCCACCATTATAGAAGAAATAACGAATGTTATATTTCTTGAAAACTTCAAGTAATCTGTTGTAATCAGTTGCATCTTTGTTTACGTCTTTTAATTTATAACGTACAGAACCGATTGCAGAAGATGGTGTATATTTTAATCTTTCTAATTCAGCTGGATCTTCTTGTCTAATATCAAAGAAATCTTCATCTAAAATCCCTTTAATACCGTGTTTCGCTCCATAAA
Coding sequences within:
- a CDS encoding O-antigen ligase family protein, which gives rise to MKTKIEAFLGGHIYPFLVGLISFTIWSYRFYIPETELIPVTLYSLLCLIAIPFFIVLFFFKNTVYSIPILFGALFSIGVTQIDIDSIHEGSLVFLSLLIIVAGMITHFIKYKVQVKLKSLGISMILVAAYFIIPQFYTPVNEVSLLLSSLGLMYGLLYFFYANTVGKNETKYLMRILSMMGLLLSFQLVAGWINGFTYYEGNDIITDFIYIFPDNFDPGWGNINDLTILMVLATSVVMYYLHKYPKNIFPWLYLGWSAFWIFVTGARGSVVTISLLSIIIALYTVFKHDKRQLKNLSIAIILVLILIWLLAPVVKDVWNAFFNSLDFDNPDTMLTGRITLWIDHENSAWNEFLRYPFFGRGWLTTEFWLIPTDNRITMYHSTFFHVLATGGIFGILVLIYHFFEIGKLFKKNFKNIAVSAFFISYLLTQLHGLIDNTQYMFMYSIITYSVFAVFSNIEVETNNLVEA
- a CDS encoding protein-export chaperone SecB, with protein sequence MKIRTTLIQADKLILHDNHISGENFNFQPIYEKEIYKESDNAYLLKVNVRIESTRENPFPINVDVSFNAKFEFEEVEDQSLIANYLNIGAIQMMFPYIRSAITNLTTAALLPPLILPVVDVRTFIDATKTK
- a CDS encoding helix-turn-helix domain-containing protein, whose protein sequence is MKKDYKIENVIKQIEDKNETLQIWRKQYESQKKIIDKIISVRKSKGITQKQLAEMTGLKQSAIARIESFSNSPQLDTLVKISFALDLKIELLDHTQEIYNVLKFDNLKIDIEDHFIEYIRNIFINKLSNEIKHTKNIEISTKEVNNENTYHTDSSRQTYLA
- a CDS encoding type II toxin-antitoxin system RelE/ParE family toxin, with the protein product MVVGYFPTEQDSDIQNLWEYLSGSGNQKLYNKVNIFIDKLKEHGLLMNQEFKSESFKKLDEDLYELRPDSIRITFTVDKYGRAWILTWFKKTSTKTPPSEIDRANGVKNRVISLVKEGKL
- the gdhA gene encoding NADP-specific glutamate dehydrogenase, with the translated sequence MNQYLSMLYSELEQKYPTQPEFLQAVLEFLNSISDYINQNPNIVETDVVRRMLEPDTSASFKVVWEDDLGNLQVNRGYKVQFNQALGPYKGGLRFNPNVNESIFKFLAFEQTLKNALTGIPMGGSKGGSDFNPKGKSEREIKRFCEAFMIELMKYSGPDFDVPAADSGVGIKEIGYMFGIYKRITNRHNGVLTSKGVNYGGSYVRPEATGFGLIYMTLHLLKKFYHTDLTGKTILISGCGNVSVPAAEKATSLGAKVVGMSNIDGVIHDENGLDIELVKRIRDEKLPLSYYLEKYPDTNYFINSKDLWKLKADIALPCATQNELDLEAAKTLNKNGVLAVLEGANMPTTLDATNFFIENKVLFVPGKAANAGGVSVSGLEMTQNATHTQWPFEVVDQRLKEIMKSIFDGIYETAEAFGNPYDLVKGANIKAFEKLYLAMLEQGY
- a CDS encoding 6-phosphofructokinase — translated: MAKAKLVGAALLGQSGGPTSVINASAAGVFLEALKHEEITEIYGAKHGIKGILDEDFFDIRQEDPAELERLKYTPSSAIGSVRYKLKDVNKDATDYNRLLEVFKKYNIRYFFYNGGNDSMDTCLKISKFMKKSGWECRVVGVPKTIDNDLFGIHHSPGYGSAAKYVATSIMELYLDGTVYNTQQFVIVEVMGRNAGWLTAAAQLASVGGVQPDLIYLPEVAFDIDKFYEQVGALLKTGKSVMVVVSEGIKTKEGKYIPELEAEIKKDAFGHANLGGTASILAKHVGEKFGVKTRAIEFSLLQRAAAHVASQTDIDEAFKVGSIAVKKAVAGTTDKFVGIVRDETSAKYKAKFPLLPLKIVANTERKVPLEWILPDGKGLTQEYIDYALPLIQGETKLQKENGLPRFARLKKVLVAKK